The following are encoded in a window of Halosolutus halophilus genomic DNA:
- a CDS encoding TrmB family transcriptional regulator codes for MSKIEKAVRTLSDLGLTEYEARCFVALTRISTGTAREVSEVADVPRSRVYDTIERLERKGLVSVQQSNPRQYQAVSVDAACERLRDDYSSRIDAAENALQQVDRPDTVANEGMWSISRSEYVTDRVVTFLDDAADSIHLLVAADEVIGDRVRHHLRDAVDRDVNVFVEVPSDEHRDEFEDALPGATVVTAPDLGTTNSVYGEFPAKLLLVDGESVVATGIKERDPPDVVRETAVWTYGRDHGFAVWTRELLDNRIEGGTADRETDRANARDGDR; via the coding sequence GTGTCAAAGATCGAGAAAGCGGTCCGGACGTTATCCGATCTCGGGCTCACGGAGTACGAGGCGCGCTGTTTCGTCGCACTGACACGCATCTCCACCGGGACGGCGAGAGAGGTCAGCGAGGTCGCCGACGTTCCCCGGTCGCGGGTCTACGACACGATCGAGCGCCTCGAACGGAAGGGACTCGTCAGCGTACAGCAGTCCAATCCGCGCCAGTATCAGGCCGTCTCGGTCGACGCGGCGTGTGAGCGTCTTCGCGACGATTACAGTTCGCGGATCGACGCCGCCGAGAACGCACTCCAGCAGGTCGATCGTCCCGACACCGTAGCGAACGAGGGGATGTGGTCGATCTCGCGAAGCGAGTACGTCACCGACCGGGTCGTCACATTCCTCGATGACGCCGCCGACTCGATCCACCTCCTCGTCGCCGCCGACGAGGTGATCGGCGACCGAGTCCGCCACCACCTCCGCGACGCCGTCGATCGGGATGTAAACGTGTTCGTCGAAGTGCCCTCGGACGAACACCGGGACGAGTTCGAAGACGCACTCCCGGGTGCGACCGTCGTCACCGCGCCGGATCTCGGCACGACGAATTCGGTCTACGGCGAGTTTCCGGCGAAGCTCCTGCTGGTCGACGGGGAATCGGTCGTCGCGACGGGAATCAAAGAGCGCGACCCTCCGGACGTCGTCCGGGAGACGGCGGTCTGGACCTACGGTCGCGATCACGGGTTCGCCGTCTGGACGCGCGAACTGCTGGACAACCGGATCGAGGGCGGGACGGCGGATCGAGAGACGGATCGAGCGAACGCTCGAGATGGGGATCGATGA
- a CDS encoding 4Fe-4S dicluster domain-containing protein, with amino-acid sequence MAIDPQFTENRENVDEHNGHEVWGPVDEPEELGIHGTHVAVDFDLCIADGACLEDCPVDVFEWVDTPGHPESERKADPANEAQCIDCMLCVDVCPVDAIDVDAGRTA; translated from the coding sequence ATGGCCATAGATCCACAATTTACGGAAAATCGCGAGAACGTCGACGAACACAACGGCCACGAGGTCTGGGGACCCGTCGACGAACCCGAGGAACTCGGCATCCACGGCACGCACGTCGCGGTCGACTTCGACCTCTGTATCGCGGACGGTGCCTGTCTCGAGGACTGTCCGGTCGACGTCTTCGAGTGGGTCGACACGCCGGGCCATCCCGAGAGCGAGCGGAAGGCCGACCCGGCCAACGAGGCCCAGTGTATCGACTGCATGCTCTGTGTGGACGTCTGTCCGGTCGACGCGATCGACGTCGACGCTGGCCGGACGGCCTGA
- a CDS encoding DUF6757 family protein, protein MNCHYCDREAAFAAESEGLKVGLCEEHFRERLQELAEADGLETLKEQVDVDRAE, encoded by the coding sequence ATGAACTGCCACTACTGCGACCGCGAGGCCGCCTTCGCCGCCGAATCCGAAGGGCTCAAAGTCGGCCTCTGCGAGGAACACTTCCGCGAGCGGTTGCAGGAACTCGCCGAGGCCGACGGGCTCGAGACGCTCAAAGAGCAAGTCGACGTCGACCGCGCCGAATAA
- a CDS encoding PHP domain-containing protein: MPYADLHVHTTRSDGQLELEAVPAAARDAGVDVVALTDHDRLQPFDDPAIEREGVTLVHGIELRVELADATAATDRHGDDTQRVDLLGYGVEPTDELASLVEDVQENRRERGRAIVDCVEDRLGVDLGVTVHEGFGRPHVARAIAAHPDVEYDYRDAFDGLIGDGDPCYVPREIPSFDRGRRVLADACSIVSLAHPLRYNDPERALARAAALDAVELQYPYGRDVDLRPVERTIEREGLLATGGSDAHDDQLGLAGLAADEYRRLGLADP; encoded by the coding sequence ATGCCGTACGCCGATCTGCACGTCCACACGACGCGCTCCGACGGGCAACTCGAACTCGAAGCGGTCCCGGCCGCGGCCCGGGACGCCGGCGTGGACGTCGTCGCTCTCACCGACCACGACCGGTTACAGCCGTTCGACGACCCCGCCATCGAACGCGAGGGGGTAACGCTCGTCCACGGGATCGAACTGCGTGTCGAACTGGCGGACGCGACCGCGGCGACCGATCGGCACGGTGACGATACTCAGCGCGTCGATCTGCTGGGGTACGGGGTCGAACCGACCGACGAACTCGCGTCGCTCGTCGAGGACGTCCAGGAGAACCGCCGGGAGCGGGGCCGAGCGATCGTCGACTGCGTCGAGGATCGACTCGGCGTCGACCTCGGCGTGACGGTCCACGAGGGATTCGGCCGGCCCCACGTGGCTCGCGCGATCGCGGCTCATCCCGACGTCGAGTACGACTACCGGGACGCCTTCGACGGCCTCATCGGCGACGGCGATCCCTGTTACGTGCCACGGGAGATCCCGTCGTTCGATCGGGGACGGCGGGTTCTCGCCGACGCCTGTTCGATCGTGTCGCTGGCCCATCCCCTCCGGTACAACGACCCGGAGCGGGCGCTCGCCCGTGCAGCGGCCCTCGACGCCGTCGAGTTGCAGTATCCCTACGGCCGCGACGTCGACCTGCGTCCGGTCGAGCGGACGATCGAACGGGAGGGGCTCCTCGCGACCGGCGGGAGCGACGCCCACGACGATCAACTCGGCCTCGCGGGACTCGCCGCCGACGAGTATCGACGGCTCGGACTGGCAGATCCGTGA
- a CDS encoding DUF5789 family protein, producing the protein MLLNGTGEVIDDYEYPATTEELIAEHGDRTLELPNGSETVAEVLARLESETFENPEDARFAVYSAVSDKAIGRVGYSDRDPTPVGSPYAPDAVSF; encoded by the coding sequence ATGCTGCTCAATGGCACTGGCGAAGTCATCGACGACTACGAGTACCCCGCGACCACCGAGGAACTGATCGCAGAACACGGCGACCGCACCCTCGAACTCCCGAACGGCAGCGAGACGGTCGCCGAGGTACTCGCCCGTCTCGAGTCCGAAACCTTCGAAAATCCGGAGGACGCCCGCTTCGCCGTCTACTCTGCAGTGAGCGACAAGGCGATCGGTCGCGTCGGCTACAGCGATCGCGATCCGACGCCGGTCGGCAGTCCGTACGCGCCGGACGCCGTCTCGTTCTAA
- a CDS encoding DUF5784 family protein, translated as MARPLRFRYSPETWSEQRVRHDILQPLRSNIGATAVAPRHEIGADWTTHRFEMQNGDVALFAHNDEDGAYWMGNTETPSSLWRTEKFDWREVPYHVARWTQRELLSTLHEEDPWLADYPHISWFFLPVFMSKDGRESTRAFFREHAAGFPDAGRRETTRFFEDFLETGALDEYRHVMSGKLGTSDHVDRVRMSAAMAEFIAAKILVDAGYDVVPEIEVTTGHSLDFRARDAETNVLVEVTRPQPPKNRAASGPVAAVRDTAETKTNGQLAEHGGGATLFVDCSSFRDDAWNAVRGEQPDVRHRPAVVYRARPDGHVEGYRKGSVPLDLTDAIEFLD; from the coding sequence GTGGCACGGCCCCTTCGCTTTCGATACTCGCCCGAGACGTGGAGCGAGCAACGCGTTCGACACGACATTCTCCAGCCGCTCCGATCGAATATCGGGGCCACCGCCGTCGCGCCGCGACACGAGATCGGTGCCGACTGGACGACACACCGCTTCGAGATGCAAAACGGCGACGTCGCACTCTTCGCGCACAACGACGAGGACGGCGCCTACTGGATGGGCAACACCGAGACGCCGTCGTCGCTGTGGCGCACCGAAAAGTTCGACTGGCGCGAGGTTCCCTACCACGTCGCGCGGTGGACACAGCGGGAACTGCTCTCGACGCTCCACGAGGAGGACCCGTGGCTCGCGGACTATCCGCACATCTCGTGGTTCTTCCTCCCCGTCTTCATGTCCAAGGACGGCCGCGAATCGACGCGGGCGTTCTTCCGCGAACACGCCGCCGGCTTCCCCGACGCCGGCCGTCGCGAGACGACGCGCTTCTTCGAGGACTTCCTCGAGACGGGCGCGCTGGACGAGTACCGACACGTCATGTCAGGAAAGCTCGGCACCAGCGACCACGTCGATCGGGTCCGGATGAGCGCCGCGATGGCCGAGTTCATTGCCGCGAAGATCCTCGTCGACGCCGGCTACGACGTCGTCCCCGAGATCGAGGTGACGACGGGTCACTCGCTGGATTTCCGCGCCAGAGACGCCGAAACCAACGTCCTCGTCGAGGTCACCCGTCCGCAGCCCCCGAAGAACCGCGCCGCGTCCGGCCCCGTCGCCGCCGTCCGCGACACCGCCGAGACCAAGACCAACGGCCAACTCGCCGAACACGGCGGCGGCGCGACCCTGTTCGTCGACTGTTCGAGTTTCCGTGACGACGCATGGAACGCCGTTCGCGGGGAGCAACCCGACGTCCGCCACCGGCCGGCGGTCGTCTACCGCGCTCGCCCGGACGGCCACGTCGAGGGCTACCGGAAGGGATCGGTCCCGCTCGATCTGACGGACGCGATCGAGTTTTTGGACTAA
- a CDS encoding DUF5786 family protein, giving the protein MSMGAYDEDEHERREQQASKVDADFDDERTIYHGEVEYDSGDSAEALLNKFEEIKSN; this is encoded by the coding sequence ATGTCAATGGGTGCCTATGACGAGGACGAGCACGAGCGCCGCGAACAGCAAGCCTCGAAGGTCGACGCCGATTTCGACGACGAGCGGACGATCTATCACGGCGAGGTCGAGTACGACTCCGGCGACTCGGCCGAAGCACTGCTGAACAAGTTCGAGGAAATCAAGTCGAACTAG
- a CDS encoding DUF7530 family protein, whose product MTARSPEYGETWVYESLVGALPGLDLSDRAAIVVQFCAFELAVLAVAAGYGLWEAVVPGTVAVIVATGGSWLMLRFSRTVRGLPMPDGYRRALFGSSVEVVLGVIAFVLLVTYLFVTDPRTTDQSLLVAWLGPDPPAPAVALALLVCWDVVYRIGTCWWASVAGLWRSLTYEFDPETSRRYARADGINVAFAGGQLLLVPFVLGHPLLFGVLVGHVIAVATVATLSGRLQRGSRTREEEVAGGDRH is encoded by the coding sequence GTGACGGCCCGGTCACCGGAGTACGGCGAGACGTGGGTCTACGAGAGCCTCGTCGGCGCACTGCCGGGTCTCGATCTCTCCGATCGGGCCGCGATCGTCGTCCAGTTCTGCGCGTTCGAACTGGCGGTCCTCGCGGTCGCGGCCGGCTACGGCCTCTGGGAGGCAGTGGTGCCGGGGACGGTCGCCGTGATCGTCGCGACGGGTGGAAGCTGGCTCATGCTCCGGTTCAGCCGTACCGTTCGAGGGCTCCCGATGCCGGACGGCTACCGGCGGGCCCTGTTCGGTTCGAGCGTCGAGGTCGTGCTCGGCGTGATCGCGTTCGTCCTACTGGTTACGTACCTGTTCGTCACCGATCCGCGGACGACCGACCAGTCATTGCTGGTCGCGTGGCTCGGACCCGACCCGCCAGCGCCGGCGGTCGCGCTGGCGCTGCTCGTCTGCTGGGACGTGGTCTACCGGATCGGAACGTGCTGGTGGGCGAGCGTCGCCGGCCTCTGGCGGTCGCTCACCTACGAGTTCGACCCGGAAACGAGCCGTCGCTACGCGCGTGCCGACGGGATCAACGTGGCCTTCGCCGGCGGACAACTGCTGTTGGTCCCGTTCGTACTCGGCCATCCGCTCCTGTTCGGGGTGCTCGTCGGCCACGTGATCGCGGTCGCGACGGTCGCGACGCTCTCCGGACGACTCCAGCGTGGATCACGAACCCGAGAAGAGGAAGTCGCAGGAGGCGACCGGCACTAG
- a CDS encoding NAD(P)H-binding protein, producing MHVLVTGASGFVGRRLVAALRETTDHDVTVLVRDASTYDPAPGVTVVEGDVLEPGSFEPSLDGVDVAYYLIHAMDDRGDFVDRDRRAARNFERAASAAGVDRIVYLSGLGDDGDDLSPHLASRRAVESTLADGTADVTVLRAAIIVGAGSASFRMIFQLATRLPVMVTPQWVRVACQPIAIDDVIAYLLAVLDLPETAGEVYEIGGPEALTYRDLLTQTADVATGREPVIVPVPVLSPRLSAYWVDLVTDVPADLAHPLIEGVRNPVVVTDDRFQRLVDLELTPFETAVRDAIGAETGEEGVDRKRVATRGTE from the coding sequence ATGCACGTTCTGGTGACCGGGGCCAGCGGGTTCGTCGGCCGACGGCTCGTCGCTGCCCTTCGGGAAACCACCGATCACGACGTTACCGTCCTGGTCCGGGACGCCAGCACGTACGACCCGGCCCCCGGCGTGACCGTCGTCGAGGGCGACGTGCTCGAACCGGGCAGCTTCGAGCCGAGTCTCGACGGGGTCGACGTCGCGTACTACCTGATCCACGCCATGGACGACCGCGGCGATTTCGTCGATCGGGATCGGAGAGCGGCACGGAATTTCGAACGCGCGGCGAGTGCCGCCGGCGTCGATCGGATCGTCTATCTCAGCGGCCTCGGTGACGACGGCGACGACCTGTCGCCCCACCTCGCCTCGCGTCGTGCGGTCGAGTCGACCCTCGCCGACGGAACGGCCGACGTGACCGTCCTTCGTGCGGCCATCATCGTCGGGGCCGGGAGCGCGAGCTTCAGGATGATCTTCCAGCTCGCGACCCGGCTGCCGGTCATGGTGACGCCCCAGTGGGTCCGCGTCGCCTGCCAGCCGATCGCGATCGACGACGTGATCGCGTACCTGCTCGCGGTCCTCGACCTGCCGGAAACGGCCGGCGAGGTCTACGAAATCGGCGGCCCGGAGGCGCTCACGTATCGAGACCTCTTGACGCAGACCGCCGACGTGGCGACCGGTCGCGAACCGGTCATCGTTCCCGTTCCGGTCCTGAGCCCGCGGCTGTCGGCGTACTGGGTCGACCTCGTCACCGACGTGCCGGCGGACCTGGCCCATCCGCTGATCGAAGGCGTTCGGAACCCCGTCGTGGTGACCGACGATCGGTTCCAGCGACTCGTCGACCTCGAGTTGACGCCGTTCGAGACCGCCGTCCGCGACGCGATCGGGGCAGAGACGGGAGAGGAGGGAGTCGATCGGAAGCGAGTAGCGACGCGAGGCACCGAGTGA
- a CDS encoding YkgJ family cysteine cluster protein — protein MEVHCEGCAGCCLDWRSLLDSDDHDGSGSQHDRRGPRKSGSGGPRREPLDDDPTFVPLTRDEVRTFLERGMAAAATPRFWHAADESEGVEIDGHTVAAVAGRPAFFVGLRKPPKPVAPFGRDEETWLPACVFLDPTTLQCRIHDDGDLFPGECGAYPEHNLALDQETECERVEAAFGGDRLVDDSHDEPDGLLLGSQAVGAKLFCHPEPERLEGIVDRAASGDLTAADRAELVAVAAASSPGTLAVSEHHYDRAKARALATNSADDPEEGRADGGAIEETGSDGDWIGPAIREWTERRRRADGTVPRSAIAKTIEDARGAPETPGWDAVD, from the coding sequence ATGGAGGTGCACTGTGAGGGCTGTGCCGGCTGTTGTCTGGACTGGCGATCGCTGCTCGACTCCGACGACCACGACGGGAGCGGGAGCCAGCACGACCGTCGCGGCCCCCGAAAATCGGGTTCGGGTGGGCCCCGCAGGGAGCCCCTCGACGACGACCCGACCTTCGTCCCGCTGACCCGCGACGAGGTGCGAACGTTCCTCGAGCGCGGGATGGCCGCGGCCGCGACGCCCCGGTTCTGGCACGCCGCCGACGAGAGCGAGGGCGTCGAGATCGACGGGCACACGGTCGCCGCCGTCGCGGGCCGGCCGGCGTTCTTCGTCGGCCTCCGGAAACCGCCGAAGCCGGTCGCCCCGTTCGGGCGAGACGAGGAGACGTGGCTGCCGGCCTGCGTCTTCCTCGACCCCACGACGCTCCAGTGTCGGATCCACGACGACGGCGATCTCTTTCCCGGGGAGTGCGGGGCCTATCCCGAGCACAACCTCGCGCTGGACCAGGAGACCGAGTGCGAGCGCGTCGAGGCGGCCTTCGGCGGCGATCGGCTGGTCGACGACAGCCACGACGAACCCGACGGCCTGCTGCTCGGGTCGCAGGCGGTCGGGGCGAAGCTCTTCTGTCACCCCGAGCCGGAACGGCTCGAGGGAATCGTCGACAGGGCTGCGAGCGGCGACCTCACGGCGGCGGACCGCGCGGAACTCGTCGCCGTCGCCGCGGCCTCCAGTCCGGGCACGCTCGCCGTGTCCGAGCACCACTACGACCGCGCGAAAGCGCGAGCACTCGCAACGAACAGTGCGGACGACCCCGAGGAGGGCAGGGCCGACGGAGGCGCGATCGAAGAGACCGGGTCCGACGGGGACTGGATCGGCCCCGCCATCCGCGAGTGGACCGAGCGTCGCCGGCGAGCGGACGGGACGGTCCCGCGATCGGCCATCGCGAAGACGATCGAAGACGCGCGAGGCGCACCGGAGACGCCGGGCTGGGACGCCGTCGACTGA
- a CDS encoding DUF7561 family protein has product MGRDSCDGCGRTVTAAGSTANLWTFGEGDGSEGTAMTLEFEDGTEHLLCYPCIEVLPDHPTAADVEKLAQVDAETSRLR; this is encoded by the coding sequence ATGGGACGGGACTCCTGTGACGGCTGTGGTCGAACGGTCACGGCCGCCGGTAGCACGGCCAACCTCTGGACGTTCGGCGAGGGGGACGGCAGCGAGGGGACGGCGATGACGCTGGAATTCGAGGACGGAACGGAACACCTGCTCTGTTATCCCTGTATCGAGGTATTGCCCGACCATCCGACGGCGGCCGACGTCGAGAAGCTAGCGCAAGTCGACGCGGAGACGTCGCGATTGCGGTAA